Proteins from one Triticum aestivum cultivar Chinese Spring chromosome 7A, IWGSC CS RefSeq v2.1, whole genome shotgun sequence genomic window:
- the LOC123149278 gene encoding uncharacterized protein produces PANPQPHSSLGSSPPPPPPRPAAAPIASPAGRPRGWLRPRRRRRPRRPRRPRSVVSPSASLPTDETDKRGQSQGTIGSFLSSLWTPPPLPGDDPDSAVVAVHSKLAWDKHWEEHRNASKLMVIDFSASWYGPCRFIEPAFKEMASRFADALFVKIDVDDLAQRTRASWPTKAHGARKRRMEVVRHRHGGGGGGARTEEDRAPLFF; encoded by the exons CCGGCTAACCCACAGCCGCACTCCTCCCtcggctcctcgccgccgccacctcctccccgtccTGCAGCGGCGCCCATCGCGTCACCTGCTGGCCGCCCTCGGGGGTGGCTGCGtccgcggcgacgacggcggcctcGTCGTCCCCGGAGGCCGCGGTCGGTTGTCTCCCCATCCGCCTCTCTTCCCACAGACGAGACAGACAAGCGCGGACAGAGCCAAGGAACCATAGGCTCCTTCCTGTCATCCTTGTGGACCCCTCCCCCGCTCCCCGGCGACGACCCCGActccgccgtcgtcgccgtccACTCCAAGCTCGCCTGGGACAAGCACTGGGAGGAACACCGGAACGCGTCCAAGCTG ATGGTCATCGACTTCTCCGCCTCCTGGTACGGGCCCTGCCGCTTCATCGAGCCCGCCTTCAAGGAGATGGCCTCCCGCTTCGCCGACGCCCTCTTCGTCAAGATCGACGTCGATGATCTCGCG CAGAGGACAAGGGCTTCATGGCCAACCAAGGCGCATGGTGCTCGCAAGCGACGAATGGAGGTTGTTCGACATaggcacggaggaggaggaggaggggcacggACGGAGGAGGACAGAGCACCTCTCTTCTTCTAG